AAGATAGAGAGTGAATTGAGTTATCCCGGTCAAATCAAGGTGACTGTGGTACGGGAGACAAGGGCCGTTGAATATGCGAGATAAATGAAGACTGTTGAGCAGGTGACATGATATGGAGCAGGATCTGAAAAGGGCCATGAAGCTCATTCATAGGGGGGCCGTGGAGATCATCGACGAGAATGAGCTGGAGAATAAACTGAAGAGGGCCATTGAGACCGGCATACCCTTGAGGATCAAGGCCGGTTTTGATCCGACTGCCCCTGATCTGCACCTAGGACATACAGTACTCATACAGAAGATGAGGCACTTTCAGGATCTTGGTCACCGTGTCATGTTCCTCATAGGGGATTTTACCGGTTTGATAGGAGATCCATCCGGAAAGTCCGAGACAAGGCCTCCCCTCACTCCCCAGCAGGTGCAGGAGAATGCCAGGACATATAGAGAACAGATCTTCAGGATACTGGATCCGGAAAAGACCGAGGTTGTCCTTAACAGTGTATGGATGCAGGAGATGAAGTCCATAGATATGATACGCCTGTGTGCAAAGCATACTGTGGCCAGGATGCTTGAGAGAGATGATTTCAAGAAGCGCTTTCAGGCCCGGAAGCCCATAGGTATACATGAATTTATCTATCCCCTGATTCAAGGCTATGACTCAGTGGCCATTAAGGCAGATATTGAGCTTGGAGGTACTGACCAGACTTTTAACCTGTTGGTGGGGCGACACATACAAAAAGAATACGGGCAGGAACCCCAGGTTGTATTAACCATGCCTCTTCTTGAAGGGTTGGACGGGATCCAGAAGATGAGCAAGTCTCTCGACAATTACATTGGAATTACCGAACCGCCTCAGGATATGTTCGGAAAGCTCATGTCCATTTCGGATGATCTGATGTTCAGGTACTTTGAATTGCTGAGCAGTCTTGAGCTGGAGGAGATAAAAGGGCTTAAGGACGGGATTGCCGGTGGTCGTCTTCATCCCAAGGATGTGAAGATGCGGCTTGCGCAGGAGCTTGTGAAAAGATTTCATGGCACCATGGCCGCGGAGGTTGCAAAAGCAGATTTTGAGGCCCAGTTCAGCAGGGGAGAGATCCCTGATGATATTCCGGAGTTCCGGCTATCCCCGGACGAAAAGACAATCTACCTTCCCAGAGTTCTCAAGGAGGCCGGTCTCGTGGAGAGTACTTCTGAGGCCAGACGGCTCATCAAACAGGGTGCGGTAAGCATTGATGGCGAGAATGTACAGTCTGATGAAATTGGGATCCAGTGGCCCCAAGCGGTCGTGAAGGTGGGTAAGAGGAGATTTCTGCGGGTAATATACATGTAATTGCTTCGGACACGACTAATATATATATCATTAAATTCATTAAATGGGCCATGATCATGGCGTAAATATCCGGTGAACCCGTTATATCCTGCCTTGGAGCGGTTACCTTTTTCCGGGTTTCAAAGCTCACTCATCGCGGACCGGAGAGGCAGTGCAATCCGGCCTGCGGTTGAAACCCTGCAAAAGGTAAACCGCTCCTGCGGCAGGGCACGGATGGCAACTTCCACAGTGAACCACGGGTTCACCGAATATTTACATCATGACATCAGAGCATGTGGAGTCCTATGTCTTTATTGTCTAGAATGCTCCTGAGAGAAATGGCCCTGCCTTTTCTGTTTTCTTTTTGTGCACTTAGTGTCCTTTTGTTGCTTGGCAGCCTGTTGTCCCTTTTGGAGCCCCTGCTCAGGACGGGGATAGGATACGTTGAGCTGGGCAAAATTGCCATCTTGCTGCTGCCGACATTCTGGGCATTTGTGCTGCCAATGGCCACGATGTTAGGTGTGCTCATGGGATTTTTACGTCTTTCCAGGGATAGTGAGATGCTTGCACTTTTTGCATGCGGCACAGGCCTAAAGAAGCTCATGATACCCGTAATTATGGTCTCAATAACAGCATGTCTGGTCAGTTTTTTTATGTCATCCAGTTTAATTCCAAGGGCAAAATCGGCGTCCAAGAATTTTATCAGGGAATTGACTGAACATAGTCTGGCGCGGGGAATTCCTGAAAAAGTCTTTTTTACTCCCATATCTGGCCTCACACTTTATGTGGACAAGAGCCTTGATCAAGGTCACTGCTTTAAAGGGGTTTACATTCAGGACGCTCGAAAAAAACAGGTTATCTATCAGATCCTGGCCAGAGATGGAGAACTGCTTGCCCGGCCAGGCGGGTTGGAAGTGGTTTTGCGATTGAAAAACGGCATATTAAATCACATAAGTAATGATTACGGAAAGACCGATACTATTGAATTCAATTCCTATGTGCTTCATCTCAGCCTGTCCGGAAAGGACAGTAAACCAGGGAGAGGTGAGTTGGGGCTGAGAGACCTGCTGAAAAATGCCTCAGATCCTGACAAATCCGACAGACACAGAATACACTATCTCACCGAGTTTCACCAGAGGCTGGCATTACCTGCGGGTGTCCTGATTCTGGGTATAATGGCCGCTCCCCTGGGTATATTATTTGGCAGAACCGGACTCTCAGAAGGAGTTGCCCTTGGCCTTGCGGCATTTCTGGCATATTATCTTTCCATGGCCTTTGCAGGCAATCTGGCCGATACAGGCAGCATTTCACCTGTTATTGCTCTATGGGTGCCTAATCTCATCTTTGCCGGTATAACTGCCGGATTGATAATTCTGCTGTACAAACGGGGTCCATTAAGGGGCTAGTATGAGCGTGCTTAGCCGGTATCTGCTTCGCAACTTCTTTTTAATGTTCGCACTGGTCCTTCCGGGACTGGTAGGAATCTATCTTCTGATCGAGGTATTCGAGAGGCTGGATGATTTTATTGAGGCAAACGCGCCTATGTCATCAGCGCTGGCCTATTTTCTTCTATCAATACCCAAAATACTCTACGAGCTGACACCTCTGGCCGTTTTATTTGCAGGGCTTCTAAGTATCATGCTTCTTTCAAGACATATGGAGATACTTGCTATGCGCTCTCTTGGAGTTAAGCCCCGGGAAGTTATATTGCCATTGTTGCTGGCGGCTCTCTTTTTGTCGGCGATCTTGGTCACCCTAAAAGCATCATATATCCCTAAAGCAACAGAGAGGGCCATGGCAATATTCCAGGTGGATGTCAAAAAGAGACCGCCCAGGGGGATATTAAAGGGAAACAGGCTTTTTTTTCTGGGTGAAAACAGTATCTGGGCTACAGAACTCGCTAGTCCTGATGCCAGAAGACTTAAGAACGTTCAGTGGTTTTCATTTGACAATAGATATGTAATTACTCAGCTCGTGGCAGCATATGAAGCTATATATTCGGGTAATAAGTGGGTTTTTAAAAACGGGATGCGCAAACTGAGGACGGGGGAATCCACTTACTCAGTCAAGGCCTTTGGGTCTTTGGATCTCGATCTTGCCGAGGCCCCTGAAGACTTTGTTGCCGTTGAGACGCCTCCGGCACAGATGGATATAGTTTCTCTCTGGAGGAGTGTCCAGAGGCTGAAACAGTCCGGATATTCCGCAAAAGAGCAAGAGACTGCATTGTGGGGACAGATCTTGTACCCGTTTTTGGGATGCAGCCTGCTCTTGGTCGGATTATCTATTACATTGTTCAGGGAGCGCGGGCGTCTTTCACTGGGCCTGGGGTTGGGAGTGGTTATTGGTTTTGCTGCATGGGTAACCTGGAGCTTTGCCCTTACTCTGGGTAAAACCGGTACGGTTCCGGCATTTTTTGCGCCCTGGATAGTGCACCTTGTACTTATCACAATAGGTCTTGTCTTGATGAGGCGATTGAGGTTTTAGTTCCAGAACAACAAGATGGGGTATGTCGGTATAATCATGAATGAGAGAACCAGAATACTGAATGTAAT
This DNA window, taken from Deltaproteobacteria bacterium, encodes the following:
- a CDS encoding tyrosine--tRNA ligase, with the protein product MEQDLKRAMKLIHRGAVEIIDENELENKLKRAIETGIPLRIKAGFDPTAPDLHLGHTVLIQKMRHFQDLGHRVMFLIGDFTGLIGDPSGKSETRPPLTPQQVQENARTYREQIFRILDPEKTEVVLNSVWMQEMKSIDMIRLCAKHTVARMLERDDFKKRFQARKPIGIHEFIYPLIQGYDSVAIKADIELGGTDQTFNLLVGRHIQKEYGQEPQVVLTMPLLEGLDGIQKMSKSLDNYIGITEPPQDMFGKLMSISDDLMFRYFELLSSLELEEIKGLKDGIAGGRLHPKDVKMRLAQELVKRFHGTMAAEVAKADFEAQFSRGEIPDDIPEFRLSPDEKTIYLPRVLKEAGLVESTSEARRLIKQGAVSIDGENVQSDEIGIQWPQAVVKVGKRRFLRVIYM